Proteins from one Deinococcus actinosclerus genomic window:
- a CDS encoding nitroreductase family protein — MTDERHRRPEDVRAFYDAHRTVRQYETHEDGTPLPMPDEHLDVILHAAQRAPTDATAQLYSLIRITRPDLRARVADLTTNAHIATASEAFVVCADVRRVQRVLEVAGQETGTWPAIAVHFGIGDAVMAGTNLLTAAEMLGYQGCWIGGVLNGLEGIIDELNLPQGVLPFAALTIGRPAEHAPYRPRVPRPLVIHTDTYHDGTDDEIRHATEVMNPIAARNGQPGDWARLLTAYFGQGGGMEKREPGLVAALKRQGLWAGNE; from the coding sequence ATGACCGATGAACGCCACCGCCGCCCCGAGGACGTCCGCGCCTTCTACGACGCGCACCGCACCGTCCGCCAGTACGAGACCCATGAGGACGGCACGCCCCTGCCGATGCCGGACGAGCACCTGGACGTCATCCTGCACGCCGCACAGCGCGCCCCGACCGACGCGACCGCGCAGCTGTACTCCCTGATCCGCATCACCCGCCCCGACCTGCGCGCCCGCGTGGCGGACCTCACCACGAACGCGCATATCGCCACCGCCAGCGAGGCCTTCGTCGTGTGCGCCGACGTGCGCCGCGTCCAGCGGGTGCTGGAGGTCGCCGGGCAGGAGACAGGTACGTGGCCCGCGATCGCCGTGCACTTCGGCATCGGGGACGCCGTCATGGCCGGGACGAACCTCCTGACCGCCGCCGAGATGCTCGGCTACCAGGGCTGCTGGATCGGCGGGGTGCTGAACGGCCTGGAGGGCATCATCGACGAGCTGAACCTCCCGCAGGGCGTCCTGCCCTTCGCGGCGCTCACCATCGGCCGCCCCGCCGAGCACGCCCCGTACCGCCCCCGCGTGCCCCGGCCCCTCGTCATCCACACCGACACGTACCACGACGGCACCGACGACGAGATCCGCCACGCCACCGAGGTCATGAATCCCATCGCGGCGCGCAATGGCCAGCCCGGCGACTGGGCGCGCCTGCTGACCGCGTACTTCGGGCAGGGCGGCGGCATGGAGAAACGCGAACCCGGCCTCGTCGCGGCCCTCAAGCGCCAGGGCCTCTGGGCCGGGAACGAGTAA
- a CDS encoding PepSY-associated TM helix domain-containing protein codes for MKARTNLWLRWAHTYTSMISLLVVLFFSLTGITLNHPDWVFGTKDVTRTVSGTLPGGWIKNGQPDWLTVAEELRAQQGLRGRASAPRADDQQADISFLAPGYSADTVIDVKTGTYETTILEQGAVAVMNDLHKGRDASPAWKWVIDLSGAFLTVISLTGLGILLYLKKTRVQALSVMGIGAVLTVLLAWQASR; via the coding sequence CTGAAGGCCCGCACGAACCTCTGGCTGCGCTGGGCGCACACGTACACCAGCATGATCAGCCTGCTCGTCGTGCTGTTCTTCAGCCTGACCGGCATCACCCTGAACCACCCGGACTGGGTGTTCGGCACGAAGGACGTCACGCGCACCGTGTCGGGCACCCTCCCGGGCGGGTGGATCAAGAACGGCCAGCCGGACTGGCTGACCGTCGCGGAGGAACTGCGCGCCCAGCAGGGCCTGAGGGGCCGCGCCAGCGCCCCCCGCGCGGACGACCAGCAGGCCGACATCTCCTTCCTGGCGCCCGGCTACAGCGCCGACACCGTCATCGACGTGAAGACCGGCACGTACGAGACCACCATCCTGGAACAGGGCGCCGTGGCGGTCATGAACGACCTGCACAAGGGCCGCGACGCCAGCCCCGCCTGGAAGTGGGTCATCGACCTGAGCGGCGCGTTCCTGACCGTGATCTCGCTGACCGGGCTGGGCATCCTGCTGTACCTCAAGAAGACCCGCGTGCAGGCCCTGAGCGTCATGGGCATCGGGGCCGTCCTGACCGTGCTGCTCGCGTGGCAGGCCAGCCGCTAG